Proteins encoded by one window of Vidua chalybeata isolate OUT-0048 chromosome 10, bVidCha1 merged haplotype, whole genome shotgun sequence:
- the EIF2A gene encoding eukaryotic translation initiation factor 2A isoform X2, giving the protein MVNGPPSFTESAAFQRDSGKNCKAVAFSKDGSLFAWCNGEKVNVVNVTRAELLHSFDLPKTVCLEFSPKNNVLATWQAYATAKDGTAGVPNLQLHDLRTGKCLKSFVQKKLQNWCPCWADDESICARNVNNEVHFFENNNFNTIANKLHLQKVSDFVLSPGAQPTKVAVYVPGSKGAPSFVRLYQYPNFGGPQSALANKSFFKADKVTMLWNKKATAVLVVASTEVDKSGASYYGEQTLHYVAASGESAVVQLPKSGPIYDVAWSPNSVEFCAVYGFMPAKATVFNLKCDPVFDFGTGPRNAAYYSPHGHILVLAGFGNLRGQMEVWDVKNYRLISKPVASDSTYFAWCPDGEHIVTATCAPRLRVGNGYKIWHYTGSVLHSYEVPCDEEMWQVFWQPFLDGVFPERAVKYQAVPSELPRAEPRPAQAYRPPALRNRPVTSSKLHEDEPPQNMKPQLGGIDKPLSKTALKNQRKHEAKKAAKQEAKGDAHQGPAQVKTPQNALQNTVPAVTTGDPEVDKKIKNLKKKLKAIEQLKEQAAAGKQLEKNQVEKIQKEAALLKELEDLELGV; this is encoded by the exons ATGGTGAACGGGCCCCCCAGCTTCACCGAGAGCGCGGCGTTCCAAAG GGATTCTGGAAAAAATTGCAAAGCTGTTGCTTTTAGCAAGGACGGCTCGCTCTTTGCCTGGTGCAATGGAGAAAA AGTCAATGTTGTTAATGTCACCAGAGCTGAGTTACTGCATTCCTTTGATCTCCCAAAGACAGTTTGCCTTGAATTCTCACCAAAGAATAATGTTCTGGCAACGTGGCAGGCCTATGCAA CTGCTAAGGATGGCACAGCAGGGGTGCCCAACCTGCAGCTCCATGATCTGAGAACTGGAAAATGCTTAAAGTCTTTTGTGCAGAAAAAGCTTCAGAACTG GTGTCCTTGCTGGGCAGATGATGAAAGCATTTGTGCCAGAAATGTGAACAATGAAGTGCACTTCTTCGAAAACAACAACTTCA ATACCATTGCAAACAAGCTGCATTTGCAGAAGGTCAGTGATTTCGTGTtgtccccaggagcacagccaACCAAG GTTGCTGTTTATGTCCCAGGCAGCAAAGGTGCTCCGTCCTTTGTCAGGCTCTACCAGTACCCCAACTTTGGAGGCCCGCAGTCAGCACTAGCcaacaaaagcttttttaaagcTGACAAGGTGACAATGCTATGGAACAAAAAAG CCACGGCCGTGCTGGTGGTTGCCAGCACCGAGGTGGACAAGAGCGGCGCCTCGTACTACGGCGAGCAGACCCTGCACTACGTGGCGGCCAGCGGGGAGAGCGCCGTGGTGCAGCTGC cAAAAAGTGGCCCTATTTACGATGTTGCCTGGAGCCCCAATTCTGTCGAGTTCTGTGCTGTGTATGGTTTCATGCCTGCCAAAGCCACGGTTTTTAACCTGAAATGCGACCCTGTGTTTGATTTTGGCACCGGGCCCCGCAATGCTGCCTACTACAGCCCCCACGGACACAtcctggtgctggcagggtTTGGAAACCTCAGGGGACAGATGGAAGTGTGGGACGTTAAAAACTACAGACTCATTTCCAAGCCCGTGGCCTCGGATTCCACATACTTCGCTTGGTGTCCCGACGGGGAGCACATTGTGACGGCCACGTGCGCTCCCCGGCTGCGCGTCGGCAACGGCTACAAGATCTGGCACTACACGGGCTCCGTGCTGCACTCCTACGAGGTCCCGTGTGACGAGGAGATGTGGCAGGTGTTCTGGCAGCCCTTCCTGGACGGGGTGTTCCCGGAGAGAGCCGTGAAGTACCAGGCAGTGCCCAGCGAGCTGCCCCGTGCTGAGCCCAGGCCTGCGCAGGCGTACAGACCTCCTGCCCTGAGGAACAGGCCTGTGACGAGCTCCAAGCTT CATGAGGATGAGCCACCCCAGAACATGAAACCCCAGCTGGGAGGCATTGATAAGCCACTGTCTAAAACAGCTCTCAAAAATCAGAGGAAACATGAAGCAAAGAAAGCAGCTAAACAG GAGGCCAAAGGTGATGCACACCAAGGCCCTGCCCAGGTCAAAACCCCACAGAATGCCCTGCAGAACACTGTGCCAGCCGTGACCACGGGAGATCCTGAAGTGGACAAGAAGataaagaatttgaaaaag aaactaaAGGCAATTGAGCAGCTAAAagaacaggcagctgctggcaaaCAGCTGGAGAAGAATCAG GTGGAGAAGATTCAGAAAGAAGCTGCTCTCCTTAAGGAACTGGAAGACCTAGAACTTGGTGTTTAA
- the SERP1 gene encoding stress-associated endoplasmic reticulum protein 1, which translates to MVAKQRIRMANEKHSKNITQRGNVAKTSRTAPEEKASVGPWLLALFIFVVCGSAIFQIIQSIRMGM; encoded by the exons ATGGTGGCCAAGCAGCGCATCCGCATGGCCAACGAGAAGCACAGCAAGAACATCACCCAGCGAGGCAACGTCGCCAAGACCTCG AGAACGGCCCCGGAGGAGAAGGCGTCGGTCGGGCCCTGGCTGTTGGCTCTCTTCATCTTCGTGGTCTGCGGATCAG CCATCTTCCAGATCATCCAGAGCATCCGGATGGGCATGTGA
- the EIF2A gene encoding eukaryotic translation initiation factor 2A isoform X1 — MAPPTPLLAVRGSEGLYMVNGPPSFTESAAFQRDSGKNCKAVAFSKDGSLFAWCNGEKVNVVNVTRAELLHSFDLPKTVCLEFSPKNNVLATWQAYATAKDGTAGVPNLQLHDLRTGKCLKSFVQKKLQNWCPCWADDESICARNVNNEVHFFENNNFNTIANKLHLQKVSDFVLSPGAQPTKVAVYVPGSKGAPSFVRLYQYPNFGGPQSALANKSFFKADKVTMLWNKKATAVLVVASTEVDKSGASYYGEQTLHYVAASGESAVVQLPKSGPIYDVAWSPNSVEFCAVYGFMPAKATVFNLKCDPVFDFGTGPRNAAYYSPHGHILVLAGFGNLRGQMEVWDVKNYRLISKPVASDSTYFAWCPDGEHIVTATCAPRLRVGNGYKIWHYTGSVLHSYEVPCDEEMWQVFWQPFLDGVFPERAVKYQAVPSELPRAEPRPAQAYRPPALRNRPVTSSKLHEDEPPQNMKPQLGGIDKPLSKTALKNQRKHEAKKAAKQEAKGDAHQGPAQVKTPQNALQNTVPAVTTGDPEVDKKIKNLKKKLKAIEQLKEQAAAGKQLEKNQVEKIQKEAALLKELEDLELGV, encoded by the exons ATGGCGCCGCCCACGCCGCTGCTCGCAG TGCGAGGGTCCGAGGGGCTGTACATGGTGAACGGGCCCCCCAGCTTCACCGAGAGCGCGGCGTTCCAAAG GGATTCTGGAAAAAATTGCAAAGCTGTTGCTTTTAGCAAGGACGGCTCGCTCTTTGCCTGGTGCAATGGAGAAAA AGTCAATGTTGTTAATGTCACCAGAGCTGAGTTACTGCATTCCTTTGATCTCCCAAAGACAGTTTGCCTTGAATTCTCACCAAAGAATAATGTTCTGGCAACGTGGCAGGCCTATGCAA CTGCTAAGGATGGCACAGCAGGGGTGCCCAACCTGCAGCTCCATGATCTGAGAACTGGAAAATGCTTAAAGTCTTTTGTGCAGAAAAAGCTTCAGAACTG GTGTCCTTGCTGGGCAGATGATGAAAGCATTTGTGCCAGAAATGTGAACAATGAAGTGCACTTCTTCGAAAACAACAACTTCA ATACCATTGCAAACAAGCTGCATTTGCAGAAGGTCAGTGATTTCGTGTtgtccccaggagcacagccaACCAAG GTTGCTGTTTATGTCCCAGGCAGCAAAGGTGCTCCGTCCTTTGTCAGGCTCTACCAGTACCCCAACTTTGGAGGCCCGCAGTCAGCACTAGCcaacaaaagcttttttaaagcTGACAAGGTGACAATGCTATGGAACAAAAAAG CCACGGCCGTGCTGGTGGTTGCCAGCACCGAGGTGGACAAGAGCGGCGCCTCGTACTACGGCGAGCAGACCCTGCACTACGTGGCGGCCAGCGGGGAGAGCGCCGTGGTGCAGCTGC cAAAAAGTGGCCCTATTTACGATGTTGCCTGGAGCCCCAATTCTGTCGAGTTCTGTGCTGTGTATGGTTTCATGCCTGCCAAAGCCACGGTTTTTAACCTGAAATGCGACCCTGTGTTTGATTTTGGCACCGGGCCCCGCAATGCTGCCTACTACAGCCCCCACGGACACAtcctggtgctggcagggtTTGGAAACCTCAGGGGACAGATGGAAGTGTGGGACGTTAAAAACTACAGACTCATTTCCAAGCCCGTGGCCTCGGATTCCACATACTTCGCTTGGTGTCCCGACGGGGAGCACATTGTGACGGCCACGTGCGCTCCCCGGCTGCGCGTCGGCAACGGCTACAAGATCTGGCACTACACGGGCTCCGTGCTGCACTCCTACGAGGTCCCGTGTGACGAGGAGATGTGGCAGGTGTTCTGGCAGCCCTTCCTGGACGGGGTGTTCCCGGAGAGAGCCGTGAAGTACCAGGCAGTGCCCAGCGAGCTGCCCCGTGCTGAGCCCAGGCCTGCGCAGGCGTACAGACCTCCTGCCCTGAGGAACAGGCCTGTGACGAGCTCCAAGCTT CATGAGGATGAGCCACCCCAGAACATGAAACCCCAGCTGGGAGGCATTGATAAGCCACTGTCTAAAACAGCTCTCAAAAATCAGAGGAAACATGAAGCAAAGAAAGCAGCTAAACAG GAGGCCAAAGGTGATGCACACCAAGGCCCTGCCCAGGTCAAAACCCCACAGAATGCCCTGCAGAACACTGTGCCAGCCGTGACCACGGGAGATCCTGAAGTGGACAAGAAGataaagaatttgaaaaag aaactaaAGGCAATTGAGCAGCTAAAagaacaggcagctgctggcaaaCAGCTGGAGAAGAATCAG GTGGAGAAGATTCAGAAAGAAGCTGCTCTCCTTAAGGAACTGGAAGACCTAGAACTTGGTGTTTAA
- the SELENOT gene encoding thioredoxin reductase-like selenoprotein T — protein sequence MRAAGLRRLLLLLLAGLAAAPGGGGAAAAEQGGLPAKKLRMAYATGPLLKFQICVSUGYRRVFEEYMRVISQRYPDIRIEGENYLPQPIYRHIASFLSVFKLVLIGLIIVGKDPFAFFGMQAPSIWQWGQENKVYACMMVFFLSNMIENQCMSTGAFEITLNDVPVWSKLESGHLPSMQQLVQILDNEMKLNVHMESMPHHRS from the exons ATGCGAgcggcggggctgcggcggctgctgctgctgctgctggcggggctggcggcggcaccgggcggcggcggcgccgcggcggCGGAGCAGGGCGGGCTGCCGGCGAAGAAGCTGCGCATGGCTTACGCCACCGGGCCGCTGCTCAAGTTTCAGATCTG TGTCTCCTGAGGCTACAGGCGGGTGTTTGAGGAGTACATGCGGGTCATCAGCCAGCGGTACCCAGACATCCGAATCGAAGGGGAGAACTACCTTCCTCAACCTATCTATAG GCACATAGCATCCTTCCTGTCTGTCTTTAAACTAGTATTAATTGGCTTAATCATCGTTGGCAAGGACCCGTTTGCTTTCTTTGGCATGCAAGCTCCAAGCATCTGGCAGTGGGGCCAGGAAAACAAG GTGTACGCCTGCATGATGGTCTTCTTCCTGAGCAACATGATTGAGAACCAGTGTATGTCCACTGGGGCTTTTGAAATCACTTTGAATG ATGTCCCAGTGTGGTCTAAACTGGAGTCTGGCCACCTCCCTTCCATGCAGCAGCTTGTACAGATCCTTGATAACGAGATGAAGCTCAATGTGCACATGGAGTCAATGCCCCATCATCGATCATAG